The Panicum virgatum strain AP13 chromosome 3N, P.virgatum_v5, whole genome shotgun sequence genome includes the window CCCCCGAGAATCACGTGTCCCTCGGATTGAGGtttttggaatttttggaaaaccCTCTTTTACCTCTTTCCCCCACGAAATTCTGGTGATCCTTTACGTTTTGGGTTGATTCCTTTTGTGGAGAGGTTCGTCTCTATCCCAGGAACCTCCCTGCCaattttgagaccatttggtgaTGATTTGAATGAGTAATCTTGAAATCACCTCGAGTTCACGGGCTGGAATTCTGTTCTGAGCAGaagcggtctgaccagtcgtagcaaccggtctgaccggtcggagcaactggtctgaccggtctggaatttcaaatccagcccgaccggtctgacctccCAGAGCtagcggtttgaccggtccctGACTGCTAGATCTGCAGTTTTTCTCGATCGCTTCCGTACTTTCTCTCGCTCGTTCCTAGGGGtgatttgtgttggtttagctcttctaTAGCTACTCCACACCTTATCTAGGATTTgagggtttgtggtgattttcgggatataggccgacggatcgatttcgaaagaaattttgatcggctctcattcacccccctctggtcgccagtttcggtccctcaattagTATCAGAGGTtagttgaggttttcagtaccttaatcGGTTCGAAACAAATGTTCGCATTCACAAGAAGATCGCTGGGCTTCACAAGATTTCATAAGAAATGACTTAActttagaaaaatattgtttgaaATGATAAAAAAACAATTCACGTCTCTAGCTATGAGCACGGGCATTTGGATAAGAGGGCCGGTCAGCATGCATCCGTAGGAACGAACTTCCCCTGTTTTCCATGCTCCCAGCAGCCCCCTGTTTCTCAATCATTCCGTCGACGACACACAAGAAACGACCAAACACTTGCACGTAGCCCAATCCAACTCGTGCGCTGCAAGCGCCATCATCTATTCAAAGATTCCAAATCCCTCTCACAGTCTCGCTCTCTCTGTATATATATCTGTCCCTGCTGCAAGCAATGTCTATCTGCTATCGATCGAGAACAAGAACCATCTCACTGCAGTCTCATCTCATCATGGCGTTCCAACGCCACCGTTCATGGctgctcctcctcgccctcgcTTGCTTGTTGTACCTCGCTGCCACGGCCGCCGAGGCCAAGCGGACCGGCGAGCTGACGGTGTTCTGGGGCCGGAACAAGGACGAGGGCACCCTGCGCGAGGCCTGCGACACCGGGCTGTACAACACCGTGGTCATCTCCTTCCTCAGCGTCTTCGGCCACGGCAAATACTGGACCGACCTCTCGGGCCACCCGCTCAAAGGCATCGGCGCCGACATCAAGCACTGCCAGTCCAAGGGCATCCCGGTGTTCCTCTCCatcggcggcgggggcaccGACTACTCCCTCCCGTCCTCGGCGTCGCCGGAGGCCGTCGCGAACCACCTCTGGAACGCGTACCtcgggggcggcagcggcgacgtgtTCCGCCCCTTCGGCGACGCGGCAGTCGACGGCGTCGACTTCTACATCGACCATGGCGCGCCGGATAACTACGACGAGCTCGCGCGCCGCCTCGACTACTTCAACAGCATGTACTACCACGCCACGGCCAAGCACGTGCGGCTCACGGCCACGCCGCGCTGCGCGTTCCCGGACCGCCGCCTCGAGCGCGCGCTGGAGACGGGGCTGTTCGAGCGCATCCACGTCCGCTtctacggcgacgaggaggaacGGTGCTCGTACAAGAATGGCGGGGTCGACGGCGTCGTGGAGGAGTGGGAGAAGTGGACGGCGAGGTACCCCGGGAGCCAGCTCTACGTGGGGCTCGCCGCGGCCGAGAGCGGCGTGCCGgatggggcgccgccgcccgtcgagGTGTACCTCAAGTACCTCTACTACGACCTGCTGCCCAAGGTGCAGAAGGCGGACAACTATGGCGGGATCATGATCTGGGACAGGTTCACCGACAACAGGACCGGATACAGCACCGCCGTCAAGGGCTGGGCGTCATGCTCTTATGGCGGCTGTGTTTAATTTAtttcactatatatatatatatatatatatatatatatatatatatatatatatatatatatatatatatatatatatatatatatgcacccATAATAGTATATTACTGTATGGACTGCAGTTGCTTTCATGTTCTGCGATTGCAGTTAATGGAAAAAGGAAGCAATAAAAAATCCACTAGCTGCCCAAATAAGGCTGATGAATTTTCATGGGAATCAGGAAAATTCGATAGCTAAAAGGAACCGTCAAATTTTTCAATGTCTTGGTCGGTGGCGACGAATTTATAAGTTCAATTTTATCATAGTTTGCTTCGTCAGCTTAATTTCATTTGTCGATCTATCTATTGACAAATATGACCTAACTTCGCCGAGATCTCAAGATTTTCGGCACCTATCGTGGATGGTTGCCTGTGTAAATACTTAGATGTTTGGTAAAAAAAGAAGTAGTGGTCAAACTTACTTTTTTAGACAACGGCCAAACTTATCTGGTGTACGTTGACATCCTTGCATTCAATGAAGACTACGTATCGTCAACGTTGGTTGGCCGAGTACGGTTGCCCTTTCTTCATCCATCACACACAAGGATGGTTTCGGTTACTCGGTAGCAtgcaactatatatatatgcgaCTGCGTGAGCTGGCTGCCATATCCATTTTACTGCGGGATTACGCTACCAGCGTGGCCAAGTCACCGGTGCCGACAGTACTCGCGActacataatctatttataaatgcACCATCCTTTTACTTTGaacaaaaaataagaaaatttaCGGACGGTTGGCCAAGTGGTTTGTCTCTTGTAATGGTTGATCTCTCGAGATGGACTATCAAGACGACCAACGGTTTCTACAAATCAATGTCTCTAGAAAATAGTGTCGTAAgaaaatttttattatttttttgtcaTAGGAATTCGGATGAATACGAGCTTTATATAGAAATTATAGAGACCAATAATTATTTCCTAGGCAatattttcatttgaaaatGTTAAGTGGTCCAAACATTTAATATAATTTTATGATTTGTATATTAATTTCTTAAATATATTTCAAATGGCGTTGGATGGATATATGATCCATGAAAATTCACCGTACACAGATGAGAACTATAATTTTaagttaaaaatatttttatatgaAATAATTTAGGAGCCAGATATGTATTATAGGTTTTAAGATTTGTAAATTCGAAATTTGTTTTTTCTAAATCACCTCGGATGGATACATAATCTATGGCAAAGTTCTAAATCTTGATGACCTCTATACaactttgtaattatttttatttgaactCGTTTAAGGTGTCCAAATATTGATTTTAATTTTGTTGGAAATGTAAATTCAAACTCTTCGAATATTTCTAATGACCTGGATGGATACAAGATTTAAAACAAAGTTGTAGGGACCAACATGATATACTATCTCCGTCGCATGAATAGTACAAATCTTGCCTTTTTGTATATATTATGTGGCACCCGTGTGACACGCGTTGAATTTTCATGTATTAATGATAGCACttcatcatttcatgtaatCCATGTCTTTGATGAGAAGCAATAAGCTTAATCACCTACTTAAAAATGAgcaaaatttttaaatttcaccataaataattaaaatgtTCCTATTCTACACACTCCAGGTCAAATGCAATTGAGACAATACTGAATtcaaacacccccccccccaaatttttttttgtaagaaCAGATTTATTAATAAGGACTTTGAAGACCTTTGGTTCATAGCcttaaatataaatattttatatataaaGGGTGTTATGGACCCCTTCAAAAGGCTAGTCAACTCCTTATATGCAATACAATATACACAAACCCCGTACATAATGTAGGGTATGTGATTTGGCgtcctgaacctgtctaaatcgtTGTGTTCATCGTTTTGTGTAACCTTTGTGATCTCATCATAGATCATCCCATGCAACTAAACCCATCTCGTGGTCTATCCCGTGGTGGGCTGCCGGTATAAAACACCGACGATATGTGGTGTATGAGACACTTTGCAACAAATATGTCGAGGCAGCAGAAGAAGGATGAGGTGATTTCAAAGCTTAAGCAACTTTGTTGTGCTAGGGAAGAGCGTTACTTTGAAGAGTAGCAAAAAGAGCTAAAGTTAACTCTTAATGAGGAGGCCAAGGCATGGTTGGATAGATAGATGGAGAAGAAGTAGAAATGAGCCCTTGCTTTCGATGACGGTGGTGCCGATATGGCATAGTGACCACCAATGGAACATAGTTATTGAACAATGTTTTCAAGTCAATATGTTTATGGAATTGTAATGTTTTCATATGAAAACTTCAACAACTATTTTGTTAACTGTTGGGCAATTGCAAAGCGCAGCTTAGACGATGGAGCTCGATGGGTGTCGGACCCCATTTCTGTGATCCACTGTGCTTACTGTATCAGTCTTTGGATCAGTAGCTGATACGCACAGGAACAGTGAATGGTACAGAAACCACATAACGATTACATCACATAGAACAGAGTCTTACACAACAATACAAGACGGCTCGCAGGCCTTTTATTTTATTACAGCGGAACTCCTACGTGGTCACCCAAGTTCATAGGCAAGGCTTGGGCGTAAGGGATACCCTATCTACTCGTCTTCCTCGGCGACGAAGTCGTAATCTGCTTCTCCCGCTGAAAAATGTAAGGGAGGGGTGAGTACAGacagtactcagcaagtcctaTCCTTAAAAGAAAGTTATTTACATGCATAGGGTATAAGTCAAGGATAGGCTCAGGGTTTAGTTTTGCGAAAACGCTGGATTTTAAATGCAAGTGATGAGATCCTCTAGGTTGTTTATTGAAAAGGAGCGAAAGATAAGAGCAACCTGATAGTTGTAAAAAGGTAAGGGCTCGGGCCCTGGGGGAGATCCTATCAATCCCACCAGTTGCCATTTCACGGGTTCAACTCACCCAAAATCTCTCTTTATGAGCTACGGGAAATCCCAAACCATTGGGTTCCCATGATCTTATCACACCACAAAGGTTTCTCACAGTTTCAAACCTTAACTCAAAGAAACTCCCAAAATCACACACACAAAAGAACTCATGCTAAAAACTAATCACTGTGACTCCACCGTAGCATGCCTGAGACCGCAGGCACGGCTATCCGGATAGATTATACCTCTGCAGAGTTTGTACACTTTCCCCACACGATATACTTGAGTTGTGTCAAGTATAACTCAATCCCGTACTCACAAAACATATTGCCCACAACCACCTACGGAACCACCTAGGGGCCCAAATTATTGTTGAGGATATTTCCTTTAAAGTCACGACACGGTACGCCACACAGGTCCCGTGCCGGGGCTAGACTTCGGTACGCCACATATGTCCCGGGTCCGGGGCCAGACACCGGTACGCCACACAGGTCCCAGGTCCGCTCCTGGTGTCCGTTGCACCCTGCCTCCAGGTGAGTTCCGGCTCTAAGCTTGTGGGGTATGAGATTAAGTCCATCTTAAGTCGGACGTGTGGCTGCACTTATACTATGCTAGGTGAAACACACAACGAACTGGTCCTTATACGGCTAGGGCAAACTCTCCTTAGCGCATGTACAAATAGGCACACGGCCATGTCTACCCCAGCACCAAAACCTTTTATTTGAAAAGAACCCAATAAACCTTAACACACCATTGAAACTCACACAAATCACGCAGTTTTCAAAACGGTTGCAAAGGTTCAAATAACATGAAACACCTTTTTGAAATAGTTTATTTAAAAGCACAGCATTAAATCCTAAGCATAATGCACATACGTTCATCATTAGCAAAGCTAATGACGAACTATCCTAGGTCGAGCAAGGATTGAGGTTTAACAATAGTCAAGGGATGGCTTAAACAGAATTGGGTGTAGCTAACAAAATAGTTTTATTTTCCAAAATGATATGCAAGAGCAGGTTTTAGGATGGTCAATTTTTATATTTGCAAAACTTGGGATCAACATGATCAAGGAGTCGATAGGACTTTCCTTCAGGCTTGTCGATGGGTCCTGCCTCGAAATCTGGATCCTCGGGGTCGTCGTCGATAGCCTCGTCGTCTAATCCTACTCGTAGATCGACGAATGATCGTTACTAATGGCGCGGACGAGCTCAACAAACAGATAAACAAAAATAAACACAATAAAAGAAAGATGTTTAAAAGTGATGAATTTGGTATGGACGGATAGAGTTtgaatttagatgatttttggTGGTGGTCCCACAATTTTTGGATAAAAATTGAGGAAGTTGTGAGGGTTTAAAGATTAGGATTCTGGAAAAAGGAGAAGGGAATATTCCTAGCATATTCCCTTTCTAGGGGTATTTCTTCAAACTACAGCTTGTTGGGGGTTGTTTTGTAAAGGCTTGGGATCTGTGAGGGGCTTCCCTGCAAATGTAAGGGCTTATTTGCGATTATTTGAAACTGTAGGGGCTTCGGTGAGAGATTCCAGGGGTTAGCTGTGCGTCCCGGAACGACGGACCCCAAATTGTGAAAGATCAGGTGCTAGAACATAAAAACTAGGGCCTATACGCAATTACTTTTGCACTGTGCTGGACTGTGGGTTGATTTGCAGAAAACCTAGGGGCCCTTTAGCAACTATGCGCGGTGCTGAACGGTATCTACGGTCGATGGCCGTTGGATATGGATCGGACGGTTTCGACCCGATCTAGAAATTTGGATCGCCCGCCTACGATCGGATGGTCCAGACCTGATCTGGAGTCGTCTAAGTCTGGTTCGTCCGTTCACGATCGGACGTTTCGGACCTGATCTGGAATCGTTCTAATCTGGATCGTTCGTTCACGATCGGACGTTCTGGACCTGATCTGGAATCGTTCTAATATGGATCGCCCGTTTACGATCGGATGTCCAGGAGCGGTTGGGCTCGCGGGCGGTGGCGCTGAGTCGCCGGAGATGCGTGTCTGCGGCAGCGCGAGGTGGTGAATTCGTCGGAGCAACACATCTACGCGATTCCGACCTCGATTCAGCTCGAGCTTGGGTCCGGGAGCTAGAGCGCGGCATGAGTGATCTACTAGGGCATCTGTGTGGGCCTACAATGAGCTGAGCAGGGTGTGTACTCGGCGAGGCGGCACTGTGGCTATAGGGCTAGGCCGAACTCGGCCTTGTGCGGAAAAGGGGGGTAGAGAGTAGAGGAGAGGCCAAATTGATTGGGGGAATGGGAGGCAGCGCGTATTGTGTACTCACCAGGCAGCTCACGGGTGTAGAAGGCAGCCGGAGGCGAGCTCAATGcggcaaggggctgcggtgtttGGGGGAGTGCACAGGGAGAAAGACTGAGGGAGTGGGGAAGTGATTGAAAGGGCTATGAAGCTTGAGGCCAGTGTGGTGATGCTCAGCGAGCTCCAGGGAgaggtatttataggctcgaGAAGCGCGTGCGAAGGGGTGAAGCTTCGGGAGCCGCCGTTCATGGTGGAGGCTCGGTGGGGGCCCGGTAGGGGCCTGGGCTGGGTGTGCGAGCGCGTGGGGTAGGGGCCAGCTTCAGCGCTGCGTGAGGTGGGGGAAAACGGGGCCGAGCGCTGCGGGGCGGAGGCTGCTCGACGCGTGGCATGTCGGAGTGTAGGGGACGGGTTCGAGGTAGAAGACGGTAGAGGCATTGGGGGTCGGGGGCTCCTTCGTGCGCAGGAGACGGAATGGAACGGGCTGAAGGTGGGTTTTGCGGGGAGTTGGGTCGGCCTAGGCCTCGGCCCGGGGAAAGGTGAAGCTGGgccgcgggcccgagagggagaagaagaaaaaggaaagggaatGGGTCGTGCAGAGAGAAGGGGAAAGGCTGGCCCAAGGTGAATACGAGCGTTTCACGGTTTTTCAGAGGAGTTTTGAAGGGATTCGATATGTTCAAATTTTTTAGCGAAACTTTTAAACTAGTTTTGATAATAGGTCATTAcaaaacctaccccccttaaaagaatctcgtcctcgagattcgaacTAACCTTCGAACGGATATGGGAATTCTTTTCTCAAGTCATCTTCTCGTTCCTAGGTGGCTTCAGCTTCCGAGTGGTTGCTCCATTGTACTCGGCAAAACCTGACAGTAGTCCTTCTTGTTTGCCGGGTGGCTACATCCAATATCTTAATCGGTTGTTCCTGATATTGGAGGTCTGGTTGTAGGTCCATGGCTTCAATTGGAACTTGTTCCTCAGGGACTCTTAGGCATTTCTTTAATTGCGAAACATGGAAGACGTTGTGTATATCTGACATCTCCTCAGGTAGCTCGAGACGGTATGCTACGGCTCCTATTTACTTCAATACCTTGAAGGGTCCAATGTATCTAGGTGCCAGTTTGCCTCGGACTCGGAACCTCCGAGTACCTCGTATTGTTGACACCTTCAAGTACACGTAATCTCCTTCTTCGAAGCTTAGCTCTCGTCTTCGAGTATCAGCATAGCTATTTTGTCTGCTTTGGGCAGCTTTTAAATTCTCTCGAATCTTGGCTATTTGTTCCTCGGCTTCTTATATGCACTCAGGTCCAAAATATGATCTTTCACCAACTTCGGACCACATGAGTGGCGTTCTGCACTTCCTGCCCTAAAGGGCTTCAAAAGGTGACATCTTCAAGCTAGCCTGGTAGCTGTTATTGTAGGAGAACTCTGCGAACGAGAGGCTTTTCTCCCAGTTGCTACCATAGGTTAGTACGCAAGCTCATAACATATCTTCCAGTActtgattcaccctttccgtttgaccatctgtctgagggtgataagcagAGCTGAAATCTAGCTTAGTCCCCAAGGCTTCATGCAACTTCTTCCAAAACCTTGAAGTGAACTTGGCGTCATGATCGGATACGATCCTACTGGGCACTCCATGTAACCTGACAATCCGATCTATGTATAGCTGGGCCAATTTATCTCCCGTGTAGGTAATGTTCAAGGGTTTGAAGTGTGCCTCTTTGGTGAGTCTGTCAATGATCACCCATATGGCGTTGTGACCACATGGGGTACGAGGTAGCCCAACTACAAAGACCATCCCTACTTTATCAAACTTCCATACTGGGATATGCAGTGGTTGTAGTAGTCCGGTAGGTCTCTGGTGTTCTGCCTTAACCCTTCTGCATATGTCGCACTTGGCAATGAACTCTGCAATGTCTCTTTTCATTCCACGCCACCAGTACTTATTTTTTAAATCCATAAACATCTTCTTGGCTCCATGGTTGATGGAATATGCGGAGTTATGTGTCTCATCCATGATAACTTGGTGTAGATCGCCTTTCTTTGGCACACAAATGCGATCTTTATACCACAGGGTTCCTTTTTCATCAACTCGGAATCCTGGGGCCTTGCCACTTCCTGTATTCCTCTTCATGACGTTGAGATACCTATCCTCTTTTTGAGCTTGAGAAATCCATTCCTCTAGGGTAGATTGTATTCTCAACATATTCACTGTCCCATGATGGACGAGTTGTAAATTCAAATGTTTTAGCTCTTCGGCTAGCTCTGGTTCCAGTGGCTGCAACTTTATAGGGTTGCAATGAGCCTTACGGCTTAATGTATTCGCCACTACATTGGCTTTGCCTGGGTGGTATTGTGTTGGACCCCATTACCGAGACCCACTGTGCTTACCGTatcagtccctggatcagtagctgatATGCATAGAGAACAGAAATGGTACAAAAGCCGTACATCGCATACATCACAAAGAACAGAGTCTTACACAAAACTTACATAAGGTCGTGGGATCGAAcaagcgaccagagggggggtgaatgggcgCAAATCCAAAATTTCTGTCtttctgcctggaccggtctgaccggtgtgacgatccggtctgatcggtcgtgcctggcagaccggtctgaccggtgaggcACACCGGTCTGGccggcctgaccggtctgaccggacttGCCacacggtctgaccggtggcacccagaaaaccccaaaAATCAAGATTCAAATGGTGAATCTAGATCAAACGACCTCCAAATCCAAcaaaacttggaggataccttcacgACTGACTCGTGAACATATCCTcaagagatctcgtcctaaataTCGACGAAACTCGAGAATTTAAGGAGAGATCAAAAAGGGTTGGTTTTTCCTTAGAACGTGAAAACCTCAAATTCGTGAAAGCTCGTGATTCCTAAGGATTCAGCACTAGGCTAGAAGTATttgaatcactacaaagagcttGGGGAACCCCTATGATCTCATGCACCAAGAATCAAGAAAGCAAAAATGAAATTCATCACAAAAGTGCACAAGAAGAGTGAGATTGAAAtagattcaaaagcccagagggcacaaggaggagagggcctcctttcccattcAATCTCAATACAAGGTTCTCAACAATCCATGTCCAAAATCCTAACCCTAGAGATGAGAGGATAGGAACAAACCTGGAGACCTTGGCCGCGACCTGGAGtcgagagagagggaaggaaaaAATGAAAAGCCAAGTCTCCTTAAACCTAAGGCTGGTGAAGGGGTATTTACCCTGTCCACGCCCAGacgggtcagaccggtttgggtgaccggtcagatcggttgaACACgctgagaccggtcagacctgttcAGGACACCGGACAGACCGGTTGGACCTAGTGAAAATACCCCGACTCTAACATAGAACCTAgaacgcccgtaggggcaaaaccgaaaagatacattgaagacctTCCAACGGCTGTGAcgactttggagatgttcacATATTACAAGCACCTCTTCTAGGGTTTTGGCTTCCATGTTGCATACCATGGGCTTGGGTTTCGGTCCTTGTGGCTGGCATGCCACTTGCTTCCCTTGGTGGTTAACCAGGGTTATAGTTCGGTCACCACAGGATATGGTGCCTTTATGTTTGCTTAACCactccattccaaggatcacgtcgaTTCCTTCTGAATGGAGGACTACCAGGTCCGCTAGGTACTCTATCCCCTTTACCATAATTCTAACCTAGGGACTTCCCAAAAAGCACTTAATACTTGCCCCAGTTGAGTGGGTGACTAAGGGGGATTTTAGCAAAACTATTGGAATCCGGTGCTTGGCAACAAATCTCGATGCAACAAAGGAGTGGGAAGCTCCAGAGTCGAACAAAACCGTTGCAAGGGTGGAGTTTATGAGAAACTCACCGAGTACCATGTCCGGCGCTTCTTGCCCTTCCTGAGCGTCGATGTGATTGACGCGGCCTCGTCCGAAAGATTGTGTTAGCTTTTTCTGCGACCCTGAGACTTGTGGTCCGCCGCGTCCTGCTCCAAAGGCGGCGGTCCTTGCACTCATGTTGGAGTTTCCTTGGGCTGGTGCCTGGTTCTGGTTCTGCTTATAGGGGAAATTGGCAGCATAGTGGCCAAGTTCCCGGCAATTGAAGCATGTACGGTCATGGTTTGCCACTCTATTTGTTCCAACGTTGTTGCTTCTCTGCTAGTTTACGAAGCTCTTGCTCCGAAAAGTTTGAGCTGGGTGGGACGGCTGAGATCCAGAGGCTCTGAATTGTAGAGTGGGCTGGAATCTCAGCTTCTGTGAGTTATAGCCGAAGCGGGGCCTCTGCATCCTCTCTTGCTACTTCTGTTTTTGCGCATTGAAATTGTTCTTGCGATCGTTCTCCAGCTCCGATCGGGCATTTTCCAAAAGAATGGCCCGGTTCATAAGGGTGTTGAAATCTGGGTAGATATGAGTGACCAGTTGAGTCCTTAATGCCAGATTCAACCCCTTCCTGAAGCGGTCCTGCTTCTTTTTGTCAGTGTCGATGTCGTCCATAGCGTAGCAGGATAACTTCATGAATTTCCGGATATATTGAACGACGGTCATGGCTCCTTGTTTTAGGTTATGAAACTCTTCTACTTTCATTTCCATTATCCCTTACGGAATATGGTATTCGCGGAAGGCCTCCTGGGATTCCTTCCATATGATATTCTCGGGATTTTCCGATGCCTGGCTGTAATTATCCCACCACCCTCCAGCTATTCCGACAAGTAGGAGGGCTGCCAGGAGAACTCGGTCCCTTCCTCTGGCATTGATGATATCCAGTTTCTTATTAATCTCTCGaagccaatcatctgcctcgAGAGGGTCCTCGGAGCTGTCGAAGGTAGGGGGCCTAAATTTCATAAACTCCGAGAGTATGGAGTCGGGTCCACGGGCGTTCTCGCGGCGTCCCTGTCGGTCCTGGGCAAGGGCTTTCAGCAACCGAGTCTGTTGTGCCATGACGGCAACCAAATCATTCATCGGAGGTTCAGGTAGTTCTTGTTCCTCTTCCTTCGGTTCCAACTCAACTTCtttgctttcttcttcttcttcgatcTCGTAATCTTCATCCATTTCCTTATCATCATAGTTGGCTCGTTCTCCATGAACCAACTCTTGTTGAACTTCCTCTTCTTCCAGTCGATGATTTGCGCATGCGGGGGCATGTAGCGGATTCCTTTGGTTGATTACCCTGGCATGATTTGGTCGTGCCACCTGTCTTTCTGCTACTACCGCATTGTCTTGAGCGACACGCTCGCGGCGGGCTTGGATGCGGGCTGAGGAAGCACGCGGCATCTGTGTCCGGTGACAGCATGAGGTAAGAAGAGAGGTtctatggggggggggggttctaaCTTAGAGAAACTTTTGGAAACAGGCAAGGCCCACAAGGCAAACATACACACACAAAAGGCACTTCATTACATCAAGCACAAACACATACATAGTTTTTCCTACACGTGACCCACGGGTCactcacatatatatacatagctAGAACATAGTTTGCGTTGACTAAGATACGCATATATATGTGGCTCAGGGTTTACTAACTAACTAACGGAGGCATTTGTTCAAGGCGATGCCACACTCGCCACTATCTAGACCTACTCTAGCAGAGGGCCGACTCAAGCGTCGTCCTCAAAGTCTGCAACTCTAAGGGCTGGGGTGTGCTCTCCGAAAGACTTTGGTGCGGTGTCGCTATTGTAGTAGATCCGCATCTCTagatcctcttcctcctcctcaggTGCTGGCTAAGGCGGAGGTGGCACTCTGGCGTCGACGTCTCTAGGGGCCTAGTCGGTCTTCTTCACCATGCTGCCCCACGGGTAGGAGTAGACTGTCTTGCGGGCGACATAGCGGCGACGCGGTCCTCCATGAGCTCGGTGGCAACTCTGGTAAACCTAGTCGAGAACCTTGCCGAGGCTCTCCTTGGACTTCTCCCATGCCTTCATGACGGCGTGATAGCAATCATTTGCTGCTGCGAGCTGGGCTCTAGTCTGCTCCAACTCGAACCGAAGGGCTCGCTCTCGGTCCTCAGCGTCTGCTGCTCTCTGAACAGCCTCGGTCAGCAAAGCAGAAAGGTGTCCTAGGCTAGGGAAAGGGGAGGTCATCTCGTCCTCGTATCCTACTATCtgcgaaaattttgaaaagataAGTTAGTAGAGATAAAATAATTTTTATGCAAAAGGAGAAAAGGTGAGACTATAAGCACTTTTCGGAA containing:
- the LOC120666286 gene encoding xylanase inhibitor protein 1-like; its protein translation is MSICYRSRTRTISLQSHLIMAFQRHRSWLLLLALACLLYLAATAAEAKRTGELTVFWGRNKDEGTLREACDTGLYNTVVISFLSVFGHGKYWTDLSGHPLKGIGADIKHCQSKGIPVFLSIGGGGTDYSLPSSASPEAVANHLWNAYLGGGSGDVFRPFGDAAVDGVDFYIDHGAPDNYDELARRLDYFNSMYYHATAKHVRLTATPRCAFPDRRLERALETGLFERIHVRFYGDEEERCSYKNGGVDGVVEEWEKWTARYPGSQLYVGLAAAESGVPDGAPPPVEVYLKYLYYDLLPKVQKADNYGGIMIWDRFTDNRTGYSTAVKGWASCSYGGCV